In one Nocardioides luteus genomic region, the following are encoded:
- the helR gene encoding RNA polymerase recycling motor ATPase HelR, with product MQAFDLAGRHDAKADPALIADDEQHFAAIGQSLEEQISELNERLDDVRRRPGGHGQEAMDRDLEVHRIGGQLRMLRRFSLDLCLGRIVTESGSTIYIGRLGLTASDGRRLLVDWRSPAAEPFFAATHADPRGLLSRRRYRWTNGRITDYWDEVFTAEGLEGHAALDDQSAFIATLGSSRSPRMRDVLGTIQSDQDAIIRASSRGALVVDGGPGTGKTVVALHRTAYLLYSDPRLGEGKGGVLFVGPHEPYLSYVADVLPSLGEEGVRTTTLRRMIPEGDALAPETDPEVARLKADARMVAAIEPAVALYEKPPSKPTLVETPYGDAVISVSDWAEAIAAAEQGTPHNDARDQVWDALLRIVTDKIQANAGDDPDRDYDADADLDDWGDPDPEEDEFDAYGLVDEDAVDALRASLETNAGLLDVFGQVWPRLRPADIVGDLWEVPAFLRLCAPWLTPEQVKQLQREDPQAWTEADLPLLDAAHRRLGDPDASRRRSAKKAAAAADRKAKAEIVSDLISHDDSEMKVMSMLRGQDVRTALLDDSVREPEELDPYAGPFAHIVVDEAQELTDAEWQMLISRCPSRSFTIVGDRAQARHGFTESWQQRLERVGLDRIEMAGLSINYRTPEEVMAEAEPVIRAALPDANVPTSIRASGIPVAHGPVADLDTILDTWLAEHDEGIACVIAAGSSDQNEGRVRRLSPEHAKGLEFDLVVLIDPETYGTGIEGAVDRYVAMTRATEQLVILTS from the coding sequence TTGCAAGCATTCGATCTCGCGGGCCGTCACGATGCCAAGGCGGACCCGGCACTGATCGCCGATGACGAGCAGCACTTCGCTGCCATCGGGCAGAGTCTCGAGGAGCAGATCTCCGAGCTGAACGAACGGCTGGACGACGTACGCCGCCGGCCGGGTGGGCACGGGCAGGAGGCGATGGACCGCGATCTGGAGGTGCACCGGATCGGCGGGCAGCTGCGGATGCTGCGGAGGTTCAGCCTGGATCTGTGCCTGGGGCGGATCGTCACCGAGTCCGGCAGCACGATCTATATCGGGCGGCTCGGGCTCACCGCCAGCGACGGCCGGCGGCTGCTCGTCGACTGGCGCTCGCCGGCCGCGGAGCCGTTCTTCGCGGCCACGCACGCCGATCCGCGCGGGCTGCTGAGCCGGCGCCGCTACCGCTGGACCAACGGCCGGATCACCGACTACTGGGACGAGGTGTTCACCGCCGAGGGGCTCGAGGGGCACGCCGCGCTCGACGACCAGTCGGCCTTCATCGCGACCCTCGGCAGCAGCCGCTCCCCGCGGATGCGCGACGTCCTGGGCACGATCCAGTCGGACCAGGACGCCATCATCCGGGCCTCGTCCCGGGGCGCGCTGGTCGTCGACGGCGGCCCGGGGACGGGCAAGACCGTGGTGGCGCTGCACCGCACCGCGTACCTCCTCTACTCCGACCCGCGCCTGGGCGAGGGCAAGGGCGGGGTGCTGTTCGTGGGACCGCACGAGCCCTATCTCTCCTACGTCGCCGACGTGCTGCCGAGCCTGGGCGAGGAGGGTGTACGCACCACCACGCTGCGCCGGATGATCCCGGAAGGCGACGCGCTGGCGCCCGAGACGGATCCGGAGGTCGCCCGGCTCAAGGCCGATGCCCGGATGGTCGCCGCGATCGAGCCCGCGGTCGCGCTCTACGAGAAGCCGCCGTCGAAGCCGACCCTCGTCGAGACCCCCTACGGCGACGCGGTGATCAGTGTCAGCGACTGGGCCGAGGCGATCGCCGCCGCGGAGCAGGGTACGCCGCACAACGACGCCCGCGACCAGGTCTGGGACGCGCTGCTGAGGATCGTCACCGACAAGATCCAGGCGAACGCCGGCGACGACCCCGACCGCGACTACGACGCAGACGCCGACCTCGACGACTGGGGCGACCCGGACCCGGAGGAGGACGAGTTCGACGCGTACGGGCTGGTCGACGAGGACGCGGTCGACGCCCTCCGCGCCTCGCTGGAGACCAACGCCGGGCTGCTCGACGTCTTCGGCCAGGTCTGGCCGCGGCTGCGGCCGGCCGACATCGTCGGCGACCTGTGGGAGGTGCCGGCGTTCCTGCGGCTGTGCGCGCCGTGGCTCACGCCCGAGCAGGTGAAGCAGCTGCAGCGGGAGGACCCGCAGGCGTGGACCGAGGCGGACCTGCCGCTGCTCGACGCCGCCCACCGCCGGCTCGGCGATCCCGACGCCTCCCGACGCCGCAGCGCCAAGAAGGCGGCCGCGGCCGCCGACCGCAAGGCGAAGGCCGAGATCGTCTCGGACCTGATCAGCCACGACGACTCCGAGATGAAGGTGATGTCGATGCTGCGCGGCCAGGACGTGCGCACGGCGCTGCTGGACGACTCGGTGCGTGAGCCCGAGGAGCTCGACCCGTACGCGGGGCCGTTCGCGCACATCGTCGTCGACGAGGCCCAGGAGCTGACCGACGCCGAGTGGCAGATGCTGATCAGCCGCTGCCCCTCGCGCAGCTTCACGATCGTCGGCGACCGCGCCCAGGCGCGCCACGGGTTCACCGAGTCGTGGCAGCAACGGCTCGAGCGCGTGGGGCTGGACCGGATCGAGATGGCCGGCCTGAGCATCAACTACCGCACGCCCGAGGAGGTGATGGCCGAGGCCGAGCCGGTCATCCGCGCCGCACTCCCCGACGCCAACGTGCCGACGTCGATCCGTGCCTCCGGCATCCCGGTCGCCCACGGCCCTGTCGCGGACCTCGACACGATCCTGGACACCTGGCTAGCCGAGCACGACGAGGGCATCGCCTGCGTCATCGCGGCAGGTTCGAGCGACCAGAACGAAGGCCGCGTCCGCCGGCTGAGCCCCGAGCACGCCAAGGGGCTCGAGTTCGACCTGGTTGTGCTCATCGACCCCGAGACGTACGGGACCGGGATCGAGGGTGCCGTGGACCGCTACGTCGCGATGACCCGGGCCACCGAGCAGCTGGTGATCCTCACGAGCTGA
- a CDS encoding mechanosensitive ion channel family protein — translation MSIPPNPPLLSVSWSKLGEWVIGIPLRILGLILLAVVLRWVLHRVIDKVVHRAVEAPALAGKITKMHEPGEEIHASSRRSQRAQAIGSLFKSVVTGVLVAVFATMILDQLGINIAPIIASAGIVGLALGFGAQSLVRDYLSGIFMIIEDQYGVGDSIEVNNISGTVEAVTLRITRLRSLDGTVWYIPNGEILTVGNHSQNWARAVIDVGVGYNEDLNKVQRVLREVSHDLWIDEDFKGQIIEEPEVTGVEALAADAITVRVLVKTLPLKQWAIAREMRQRIKARLDYEGIEIPFPQRVIWHREEKNAAAQEQKANA, via the coding sequence ATGTCCATTCCCCCGAACCCCCCATTGCTCTCGGTCTCCTGGTCGAAGCTCGGCGAATGGGTGATCGGCATCCCGCTGCGCATCCTCGGCCTGATCCTGCTCGCCGTCGTGCTCCGCTGGGTGCTTCACCGGGTGATCGACAAGGTCGTCCACCGTGCCGTGGAGGCACCGGCGCTGGCCGGGAAGATCACCAAGATGCACGAGCCGGGCGAGGAGATCCACGCGAGCTCCCGTCGCAGCCAGCGTGCCCAGGCGATCGGCTCGCTCTTCAAGAGCGTGGTCACCGGCGTCCTGGTCGCGGTCTTCGCCACCATGATCCTGGACCAGCTCGGCATCAACATCGCCCCGATCATCGCCTCGGCCGGGATCGTCGGTCTGGCGCTCGGTTTCGGCGCGCAGTCGTTAGTGCGCGACTACCTGTCCGGCATCTTCATGATCATCGAGGACCAGTACGGCGTCGGTGACAGCATCGAGGTCAACAACATCAGCGGCACCGTCGAGGCGGTGACCCTGCGGATCACCCGGCTGCGCTCGCTCGACGGCACGGTCTGGTACATCCCCAACGGCGAGATCCTCACCGTCGGCAACCACAGCCAGAACTGGGCCCGCGCCGTCATCGACGTCGGCGTCGGCTACAACGAGGACCTCAACAAGGTGCAGCGCGTGCTCCGCGAGGTCTCCCACGACCTGTGGATCGACGAGGACTTCAAGGGCCAGATCATCGAGGAGCCCGAGGTCACCGGCGTCGAGGCGCTCGCCGCCGACGCGATCACCGTGCGGGTGCTGGTCAAGACCCTGCCGCTCAAGCAGTGGGCGATCGCCCGCGAGATGCGCCAGCGGATCAAGGCGCGCCTCGACTACGAGGGCATCGAGATCCCCTTCCCGCAGCGGGTCATCTGGCACCGCGAGGAGAAGAACGCCGCTGCCCAGGAGCAGAAGGCCAACGCCTGA
- a CDS encoding OsmC family peroxiredoxin yields MATTRTATTVWEGSLFEGAGKVTLDSSGLGTYDVTWVARSQEPSGKTSPEELIAAAHSSCFSMAFSNGLADNGTPPTSLETSAEVEFTPGKGITGIKLTTRGVVEGLDNETFVSLAEAAKAGCPVSQALAGTTITLDAALA; encoded by the coding sequence ATGGCCACCACCCGCACCGCCACCACCGTCTGGGAGGGCTCGCTCTTCGAGGGCGCCGGCAAGGTGACGCTGGACTCCTCGGGCCTGGGGACGTACGACGTCACCTGGGTGGCCCGCTCGCAGGAGCCCAGCGGCAAGACCAGCCCCGAGGAGCTCATCGCCGCCGCCCATTCGTCCTGCTTCTCGATGGCCTTCTCCAACGGCCTCGCCGACAACGGCACCCCGCCGACCAGCCTGGAGACCAGCGCCGAGGTCGAGTTCACCCCGGGCAAGGGCATCACCGGCATCAAGCTCACCACCCGCGGTGTGGTCGAGGGCCTCGACAACGAGACCTTTGTCAGCCTCGCCGAGGCCGCCAAGGCCGGCTGCCCGGTCAGCCAGGCGCTCGCCGGCACCACGATCACCCTCGACGCCGCCCTCGCCTGA
- a CDS encoding globin, giving the protein MVQVTFYEEIGGMDTIRTIVAKFYEGVATDELMRPMYPEEDLGPAQERLTLFLAQYWGGPTTYSEQRGHPRLRMRHAPFEVTSEARDRWLQHFREGLDAAGLTPEQDAQFWAYAEHAANFMINTPS; this is encoded by the coding sequence ATGGTTCAAGTGACGTTCTATGAGGAGATCGGCGGGATGGACACCATCCGCACGATCGTGGCCAAGTTCTACGAGGGCGTGGCGACCGACGAGCTGATGCGGCCGATGTATCCCGAGGAGGACCTCGGTCCGGCCCAGGAGCGGCTGACCCTCTTCCTGGCGCAGTACTGGGGCGGCCCGACGACCTACTCCGAGCAGCGCGGCCACCCGCGGCTGCGGATGCGTCACGCCCCCTTCGAGGTCACCTCGGAGGCGCGTGACCGCTGGCTCCAGCACTTCCGCGAGGGCCTCGACGCCGCCGGGCTGACCCCCGAGCAGGACGCGCAGTTCTGGGCGTACGCCGAGCATGCCGCCAACTTCATGATCAACACCCCGAGCTGA
- a CDS encoding amino acid transporter: MTAVTTESGVSGAEELAETPEKKHPWWQVMCLTGVDYFSTLGYQPGIAALAAGLLSPIATLVLVGLTLLGALPVYRRVAAESPHGQGSIAMLERLLSRWGGKAFVLALLGFAATDFIITMTLSAADGAAHVVENPLFPSTWHGHNMVITLVLLAALAAVFLKGFKEAIGIAVGLVVTFLTLNAIVIAVGLVHVFSDPSVFTRWNDALFVEHGNVTTMIAVSLLVFPKLALGMSGFETGVAVMPQVEGDPSDTEEDPAGRVRGTKKLLTAAALTMSVFLIASSWVTTLLIPAEAFEEGGEANGRALAYLAHDYLGSAFGTAYDISTILILWFAGASAMAGLLNLIPRYLPRYGMSPEWAAATRPLVVTISAAAFLITWIFDADVDAQGGAYATGVLVLMLSAAVAVTLAARKAGQRVRTVLFGLIAAVFAYTTVSNVIERPDGVKIAACFIAAIIGVSLVSRIMRSFELRVTGVELDRRAESFLRECARRQIRLIANEHEGTEGPEEYEDKLRQIVADNDLADETDLIFVEVLVTDPSDFEGTLTVRGEVTGRRRVLRLEAPSVPNALAALLLHIRDVTGVVPHIYFEWTEGNPVVNLLRFLFIGGGEVAPTTREVLRRAEPDRSRRPHVHVG, translated from the coding sequence GTGACCGCAGTGACCACCGAGAGCGGCGTCTCGGGCGCAGAAGAGCTCGCCGAGACCCCCGAGAAGAAGCACCCGTGGTGGCAGGTGATGTGCCTGACCGGTGTCGACTACTTCTCGACGCTGGGCTACCAGCCGGGCATCGCGGCCCTCGCCGCCGGGCTGCTCTCGCCGATCGCGACACTGGTGCTGGTCGGGCTGACGCTGCTCGGCGCGCTGCCCGTCTACCGCCGCGTCGCTGCCGAGAGCCCGCACGGGCAGGGCTCGATCGCGATGCTGGAGCGGTTGCTGTCCCGCTGGGGCGGCAAGGCGTTCGTGCTCGCCCTGCTCGGCTTCGCGGCCACCGACTTCATCATCACCATGACCCTCTCGGCTGCCGACGGCGCCGCGCACGTGGTGGAGAACCCGCTCTTCCCGTCCACCTGGCACGGGCACAACATGGTGATCACCCTGGTGCTGCTGGCCGCCCTGGCCGCGGTCTTCCTGAAGGGGTTCAAGGAGGCGATCGGGATCGCGGTCGGCCTGGTGGTCACCTTCCTCACCCTCAACGCCATCGTGATCGCCGTCGGCCTGGTGCACGTGTTCAGCGACCCGAGCGTCTTCACCCGCTGGAACGACGCGCTCTTCGTCGAGCACGGCAACGTCACCACGATGATCGCCGTCTCGCTCCTGGTCTTCCCCAAGCTCGCCCTCGGGATGAGCGGCTTCGAGACCGGCGTCGCGGTGATGCCGCAGGTCGAGGGCGACCCGAGCGACACCGAGGAGGACCCGGCCGGCCGGGTCCGGGGCACCAAGAAGCTGCTCACCGCGGCCGCCCTGACGATGAGCGTGTTCCTGATCGCCTCCTCCTGGGTGACCACCCTGCTGATCCCCGCCGAGGCGTTCGAGGAGGGCGGCGAGGCCAACGGCCGGGCGCTGGCCTACCTCGCGCACGACTACCTCGGCAGCGCGTTCGGGACGGCGTACGACATCTCGACGATCCTCATCCTCTGGTTCGCCGGCGCCTCGGCGATGGCCGGCCTGCTCAACCTGATCCCGCGCTACCTGCCGCGTTACGGGATGTCACCGGAGTGGGCGGCCGCGACCCGGCCGCTGGTCGTGACCATCTCCGCGGCAGCGTTCCTGATCACCTGGATCTTCGACGCCGACGTGGATGCCCAGGGCGGGGCGTACGCGACGGGTGTGCTCGTGCTGATGCTGTCGGCCGCGGTGGCGGTCACCCTGGCCGCGCGCAAGGCCGGCCAACGGGTCCGGACGGTGCTGTTCGGCCTGATCGCGGCCGTGTTCGCCTACACCACGGTCTCCAACGTGATCGAGCGGCCCGACGGCGTCAAGATCGCCGCCTGCTTCATCGCCGCGATCATCGGCGTCTCGCTGGTCTCCCGGATCATGCGCTCCTTCGAGCTGCGCGTGACCGGCGTCGAGCTGGACAGGAGGGCCGAGTCGTTCCTGCGCGAGTGTGCCCGCCGCCAGATCCGGCTGATCGCCAACGAGCACGAGGGCACCGAGGGTCCCGAGGAGTACGAGGACAAGCTTCGTCAGATCGTGGCCGACAACGACCTGGCCGACGAGACCGACCTCATCTTCGTCGAGGTGCTCGTCACCGACCCGTCGGACTTCGAAGGCACCCTGACCGTACGCGGCGAGGTGACCGGACGCCGCCGGGTGCTGCGCCTGGAGGCCCCGTCCGTGCCCAACGCGCTGGCGGCCCTGCTGCTCCACATTCGCGACGTCACCGGCGTGGTGCCGCACATCTACTTCGAGTGGACCGAGGGCAACCCGGTCGTCAACCTGCTGCGGTTCCTGTTCATCGGGGGCGGCGAGGTCGCGCCGACCACCCGTGAGGTGCTCCGCCGCGCTGAGCCGGACAGGTCACGGCGGCCGCACGTCCACGTGGGCTGA
- a CDS encoding response regulator: MSRVLVVDDEPALLRALAINLRAAGWEVETAVDGRSALAAAAATHPDVVLLDLGLPDLDGTEVIEGLRGWTQVPVVVLSARQHGDDKIEALDLGADDYVTKPFAMNELMARLRAAVRRSQESAPPAATTLSVGDLEIDFARKRVHRAGDDVRLTPTEWSFLELLARNVGRLVPRDQILKEVWGPAYAKETHYLRVYAAQLRRKLEDDPAHPRYLVTTPGVGYTLDPGE, translated from the coding sequence ATGAGCCGGGTACTCGTCGTCGACGACGAGCCTGCGCTGCTGCGCGCGCTCGCCATCAACCTGCGCGCCGCCGGCTGGGAGGTCGAGACCGCGGTCGACGGTCGCTCGGCGCTCGCCGCCGCGGCGGCGACGCACCCCGACGTCGTCCTGCTCGATCTCGGGCTCCCGGACCTGGACGGCACCGAGGTGATCGAGGGCCTGCGGGGCTGGACCCAGGTGCCGGTGGTCGTGCTCTCCGCGCGTCAGCACGGCGACGACAAGATCGAGGCGCTCGACCTGGGTGCCGACGACTACGTCACCAAGCCGTTCGCGATGAACGAGCTGATGGCCCGGCTCCGTGCGGCCGTTCGCCGCTCCCAGGAGTCCGCGCCGCCCGCCGCGACCACCCTGAGCGTCGGCGACCTGGAGATCGACTTCGCCCGCAAGCGGGTGCACAGGGCGGGGGACGACGTACGCCTCACGCCGACCGAGTGGTCCTTCCTGGAGCTCCTGGCCCGCAACGTCGGCCGCCTGGTGCCCCGTGACCAGATCCTCAAGGAGGTCTGGGGTCCGGCCTACGCCAAGGAGACCCACTATCTGCGGGTCTACGCCGCTCAGCTCCGCCGCAAGCTCGAGGACGATCCCGCCCACCCGCGCTACCTCGTCACCACCCCGGGTGTCGGCTACACCCTCGACCCGGGGGAGTAG
- a CDS encoding DUF4118 domain-containing protein, producing the protein MSIDRRTEKPAVPRHGRLTVYLGAAPGVGKTYAMLGEARRRVARGTDVVVGFVETHDRVHTAEMLDGLELIPRRELRYRGTTFTELDVEAVIARDPKVVCIDELAHTNVPGSRHTKRAQDVEQIRAAGIDVITTVNIQHLESLNDEVERITGVRQRETVPDEVVRTADQIQLVDMAPDALRRRMAHGNVYKPENIDASLTSYFRVGNLTALRELALLWLADRVDDALGDYRREHQIEHPWPTKERIVVAVTGGPESETLLRRAARLCQRAKGSELLAVHVVTADGLTRPEAGSIERVQALTASLGGTFHSVVGEDAASAVVDFATGANATMIIVGVSRHGRLRRFFTGTTGDRIATAAGSIDVHLVTHDEIARGARVRGGLGSPLSRTRQALGWISALLVPVGLVWLLHNDGIEGPISGQLPLASMLLLAATVLVAMVGGRWPAVVAALAGFAHLNWWFTPPVHRFTIAEPRNLVMLVIFVAVAVGVATVVDRASRRADEARQAKGEAATMGALSRSVLTGQDTAEAIVSRVRETFAQQAVVLLEETPQGWVRLAGAGIGYPADPDQGDAQVAVDDTHVIVLRGTPLRARDRRVLEAFAVQTSLVLEHRRLRDQADRALALERAEQTSTALLRAVSHDLRTPLATMRAALDGLLVGRVPEEDRKELVESAATSADQLEALIDNLLDLSRVEAGLVHPVLRDVSLEESLPLAVAGLPPGSVALEVGEDAPLVRTDSGLLERIVANLVSNAVRASGQGPRSGEPVRVLAHETAETVEVMIVDRGPGVPEEQRERMFEPFQRLDDTSAVGLGLGLAVAKGLSEALGIRLSAEDTPGGGLTMVVAVPRAKGAR; encoded by the coding sequence GTGAGCATCGATCGCAGGACGGAGAAGCCGGCCGTGCCCAGGCACGGCCGGCTCACCGTGTACCTCGGCGCGGCGCCGGGGGTCGGGAAGACGTACGCGATGCTGGGCGAGGCGAGGCGGCGGGTGGCCCGCGGGACCGACGTGGTCGTCGGGTTCGTGGAGACCCACGACCGCGTGCACACCGCGGAGATGCTGGACGGACTCGAGCTGATCCCGCGCCGGGAGCTCCGCTATCGCGGGACGACCTTCACCGAGCTGGACGTGGAGGCGGTGATCGCCCGTGACCCGAAGGTCGTCTGCATCGACGAGCTCGCACACACCAACGTCCCCGGCAGCCGCCACACCAAGCGGGCCCAGGACGTCGAGCAGATCCGGGCGGCGGGCATCGACGTGATCACGACCGTCAACATCCAGCACCTGGAGTCGCTCAACGACGAGGTCGAGCGGATCACCGGCGTACGCCAGCGGGAGACCGTACCGGACGAGGTGGTCCGCACCGCCGACCAGATCCAGCTCGTCGACATGGCGCCCGACGCGCTGCGGCGGCGGATGGCCCACGGCAACGTCTACAAGCCGGAGAACATCGACGCGAGCCTGACCTCCTACTTCCGGGTCGGCAACCTGACCGCGCTGCGTGAGCTGGCCCTGCTGTGGCTGGCCGACCGGGTCGACGACGCGCTCGGCGACTACCGGCGCGAGCATCAGATCGAGCACCCCTGGCCGACCAAGGAGCGGATCGTCGTCGCGGTCACCGGCGGCCCGGAGTCGGAGACGCTGCTGCGGCGAGCGGCCCGGCTGTGCCAGCGGGCGAAGGGGTCCGAGCTGCTGGCGGTGCACGTGGTCACCGCCGACGGGCTGACCCGGCCGGAGGCCGGGTCGATCGAACGCGTGCAGGCGCTGACGGCGTCGCTGGGCGGGACCTTCCACAGCGTCGTCGGCGAAGATGCGGCGTCCGCCGTCGTCGACTTCGCGACCGGCGCCAACGCCACCATGATCATCGTCGGCGTCTCCCGTCACGGACGCCTGCGGAGATTCTTCACCGGCACCACGGGTGACCGGATCGCGACCGCGGCCGGTTCGATCGACGTCCATCTGGTGACCCACGACGAGATCGCCCGTGGCGCACGGGTCCGGGGCGGCCTCGGCTCACCGCTCAGCCGCACCCGGCAGGCCCTGGGCTGGATCAGTGCCCTCCTGGTGCCGGTGGGCCTGGTGTGGCTGCTGCACAACGACGGCATCGAGGGCCCCATCTCCGGCCAGCTCCCGCTGGCCAGCATGCTCCTGCTGGCCGCGACCGTCCTGGTCGCGATGGTCGGCGGGCGATGGCCCGCCGTGGTCGCGGCCCTGGCGGGCTTCGCGCACCTGAACTGGTGGTTCACGCCGCCGGTGCACCGGTTCACCATCGCCGAGCCGCGCAACCTGGTGATGCTGGTGATCTTCGTCGCGGTCGCGGTGGGCGTCGCCACCGTCGTCGACCGCGCCTCGCGGCGGGCGGACGAAGCGCGCCAGGCCAAGGGCGAGGCGGCGACGATGGGAGCACTGTCCCGCTCGGTGCTCACCGGTCAGGACACCGCTGAGGCGATCGTGAGCCGGGTGCGCGAGACCTTCGCCCAGCAGGCGGTGGTCCTGCTGGAGGAGACACCGCAGGGGTGGGTGCGGCTGGCGGGCGCCGGGATCGGCTATCCGGCCGACCCCGACCAGGGCGACGCCCAGGTCGCGGTCGACGACACCCATGTGATCGTCCTGCGCGGCACCCCGCTGCGGGCCCGCGACCGGCGGGTCCTGGAGGCCTTCGCCGTCCAGACGTCGCTGGTGCTGGAGCATCGCCGGCTGCGCGACCAGGCCGACCGCGCACTCGCCCTGGAACGGGCCGAGCAGACCTCGACGGCGCTGCTCCGCGCGGTCTCGCACGACCTGCGTACGCCGCTGGCCACGATGCGCGCAGCCCTCGACGGCCTGCTCGTGGGCCGGGTTCCGGAGGAGGACCGTAAGGAGCTGGTCGAGTCGGCCGCCACGTCCGCCGACCAGCTCGAGGCGCTCATCGACAACCTGCTCGACCTCTCCCGGGTCGAGGCCGGTCTGGTGCACCCCGTGCTGCGCGACGTCAGCCTGGAGGAGTCCCTTCCTCTCGCCGTGGCCGGTCTCCCGCCCGGATCGGTGGCCCTCGAGGTCGGCGAGGACGCCCCGCTCGTACGCACCGACTCCGGCCTGCTGGAGCGGATCGTCGCGAACCTGGTGAGCAACGCCGTCCGGGCCAGCGGCCAGGGACCCCGCTCCGGCGAGCCGGTACGCGTGCTCGCGCACGAGACGGCGGAGACTGTGGAGGTGATGATCGTCGATCGTGGACCGGGGGTGCCCGAGGAGCAGCGGGAGCGCATGTTCGAGCCGTTCCAGCGCCTCGACGACACCTCGGCCGTCGGGCTGGGGCTCGGCCTCGCCGTCGCCAAGGGACTCAGCGAGGCACTCGGGATCAGGCTGTCGGCGGAGGACACCCCCGGCGGCGGGCTCACCATGGTCGTCGCGGTCCCGCGCGCGAAGGGAGCCCGATGA
- the kdpC gene encoding potassium-transporting ATPase subunit KdpC, whose product MNDIYALLRHSWAGLRVLLAATLLLGLGYPLLVTGVAQVAFPWQANGSLVTAEGSHTTDPSEAAGSALLGQVSDDSALFYPRPSAAGDGYDTMSTYGSNLGPEEPALIDAIKERKAEIAAREGVPADQVPADAVTASGSGLDPHISPAYASLQVARVAKANDLPEAKVRELVEESTEGRTWGVLGEARVNVLLLNIAVKQAAH is encoded by the coding sequence ATGAACGACATCTACGCCCTTCTGCGGCACTCCTGGGCAGGGCTCCGGGTGCTCCTCGCGGCCACCCTCCTGCTCGGTCTCGGCTATCCGCTCCTCGTCACCGGCGTCGCCCAGGTCGCCTTCCCCTGGCAGGCCAACGGCTCGCTGGTGACGGCCGAGGGGAGCCACACCACCGACCCGTCCGAGGCCGCCGGTTCTGCCCTGCTCGGGCAGGTCAGCGACGACTCCGCGCTGTTCTATCCACGGCCCTCGGCCGCCGGCGACGGCTACGACACGATGTCCACCTACGGGTCCAACCTCGGTCCCGAGGAGCCGGCGCTGATCGACGCGATCAAGGAGCGCAAGGCCGAGATCGCCGCCCGCGAGGGCGTCCCGGCCGACCAGGTGCCCGCCGACGCGGTGACCGCCTCCGGCTCCGGCCTCGACCCGCACATCTCCCCGGCGTACGCCTCCCTCCAGGTCGCACGGGTGGCCAAGGCCAACGACCTCCCGGAGGCGAAGGTGCGTGAGCTCGTCGAGGAGAGCACCGAGGGACGTACGTGGGGCGTGCTCGGCGAGGCGCGCGTCAACGTGCTCCTGCTCAACATCGCGGTGAAGCAGGCGGCACACTGA